From a single Bryobacter aggregatus MPL3 genomic region:
- a CDS encoding MbnH family di-heme enzyme produces MPNSFAILLALTLASDFDWKLPKGFPAPPVPAANPMSAAKVELGRYLFYDRRLSVNGKTSCGSCHRQELAFTDGRAQSEGTTGELHPRSSMSLVNVAYAKRLTWAHNSLDSLEEQALVPMLGEKPIELGLKGGETKLLAILRADVRYQRLFPQAFPGEADAFTLPNLTKAIASFERTIVSMRSPYDRYRWGGEASAISAAAKRGELFYFSSERGGCFQCHGGWNLGGDASSMFNTGVSDYAAPNRGLYETSQVAEDVGKFRAPSLRNIALTAPYMHDGSLKTLDDVLSHYAKGGLKNHPNKSTILRPFELTDRDRADLLAFLNSLTDEELLRDSRWSDPLPPR; encoded by the coding sequence TTGCCTAACTCTTTTGCTATCCTGCTGGCACTCACATTGGCCAGTGACTTTGATTGGAAGCTGCCGAAGGGCTTTCCGGCTCCTCCGGTTCCTGCGGCCAATCCGATGAGTGCGGCAAAGGTGGAGTTGGGACGTTATCTGTTCTACGACCGGCGTCTGTCGGTCAATGGCAAAACGAGTTGCGGCAGTTGCCATCGGCAGGAACTGGCCTTCACGGACGGACGGGCGCAGTCGGAAGGGACCACCGGAGAGTTACATCCGCGCAGCAGCATGAGCCTGGTCAATGTCGCCTATGCCAAGCGGCTCACCTGGGCGCACAACAGCTTAGATTCGCTGGAAGAGCAGGCGCTGGTGCCAATGCTCGGCGAGAAGCCCATCGAACTCGGTCTCAAGGGCGGCGAGACAAAGCTTCTGGCAATACTGCGTGCGGACGTTCGCTACCAGCGCCTCTTTCCGCAAGCCTTTCCCGGCGAGGCGGACGCCTTCACACTCCCGAATCTGACCAAGGCAATCGCTAGCTTTGAGCGCACCATTGTCTCGATGCGTTCTCCCTATGACCGCTATCGCTGGGGCGGGGAAGCCTCTGCGATCTCTGCTGCGGCCAAGCGTGGCGAGCTCTTCTACTTTTCGAGCGAGCGTGGCGGCTGCTTCCAATGCCACGGCGGTTGGAACCTGGGCGGCGACGCCTCCTCCATGTTCAATACCGGTGTTTCCGATTACGCGGCGCCGAATCGTGGTCTCTACGAGACGAGCCAGGTTGCCGAGGATGTCGGAAAGTTCCGCGCGCCGAGCCTCCGGAACATCGCTCTCACCGCTCCTTACATGCACGATGGCAGCCTCAAAACACTTGATGATGTGCTGAGCCACTACGCCAAGGGCGGGCTAAAAAATCATCCGAACAAGTCAACGATCTTGCGGCCTTTCGAGCTGACCGATCGCGACCGTGCCGACTTGCTCGCGTTTCTGAACTCGCTCACCGACGAGGAGTTGCTCCGGGATTCCCGTTGGAGCGATCCTTTGCCGCCTCGATAA